A section of the Flavobacterium sp. CG_23.5 genome encodes:
- a CDS encoding T9SS-dependent M36 family metallopeptidase, which translates to MKKITLLILFFIPLISFSQSNVETIQRYLNTKSAKLAVSNDDVKDWVMESEGNSTNTNINSCYVLQRYKGIEIFRALSNFSIKDGQVINVGNRFVSNLAQKANATKPSLAVLDALSKTYVKLDIVPTSSFTVLEKIGQYKFKISNGLSVEEPVNANLVYHLTKENTLKLAWDFTINTPTHNHIWSVRVDALNGEILEKKDFVISCNFDKKQFHASSKIFTNNPVKATYKQLFSLAPVAAAGGSYNVIPFNYESPNHISRQIISNPANAIASPYGWHDTNGILGAEYTITRGNNVWTKADILGDNLNSGYSSEGGASLAFDFPYGGTNVDASTYIDAANTNLFYMNNVMHDIWYQYGFDEINGNFQQNNYGKGGTATDYVYADSQDGSKADPQSINNANFSAPPDGTKPRMQMFLWNYGPQIKPIIVNTPSNIAGSYTARQNSFNPGRVDLPVAPAFIQSDLVLYLDSATTTNEACVAPSNAAAMNGKIVVIKRGSCTFVIKVKAAQDAGAVAVIIVNNVVGDISMSGADATITIPAISVTKAVGDLLINQMQTEAVNVKLQLQSSPFVNSDGDFDNGIIAHEYGHGISIRLAGGSKNSSCLDNTDQMGEGWSDWFALMLQLKQGDVGTSKKGIGTFVSYQPTDGLGIRDYAYSTDRAVNPMTYANTNRYQYKDKDGVEQTEIHGTGSVWTTVLWDLTWAYINKYGYDDNKYTGIAGNNKLMRIVLDAIKLQPCSPTFVSARDAIIAADQAVTGGKDYCMIWQVFAARGLGVNASAGDGNVGNDQVEDFTMPSAGPNCVLAVNQFDGSDKMSVYPNPSSGQVNLRIDQYLGKVSIQIIDINGRVVSKFKNEEFNNLKTIDLSRLQKGVYIMKVNGDDLEFTEKIIMN; encoded by the coding sequence ATGAAAAAAATTACCCTTTTAATATTATTTTTTATTCCCCTTATCAGTTTTTCTCAGTCCAATGTTGAAACCATTCAGAGATATTTAAACACCAAAAGTGCCAAGTTGGCTGTCTCAAACGACGACGTTAAAGATTGGGTAATGGAGAGTGAAGGAAATTCAACAAATACAAATATCAATAGTTGTTATGTTTTACAAAGATATAAAGGAATAGAAATTTTTAGAGCACTTTCTAATTTTTCTATAAAAGATGGTCAAGTAATTAATGTTGGAAATCGTTTTGTTTCAAATTTAGCTCAAAAAGCAAATGCGACAAAGCCTTCGCTTGCGGTCCTTGATGCTCTAAGCAAAACGTATGTTAAACTAGATATTGTTCCTACATCCTCTTTTACTGTTTTAGAAAAAATTGGACAGTATAAATTTAAAATTAGCAACGGATTATCTGTCGAAGAACCTGTTAATGCCAATTTAGTATATCATTTGACGAAAGAAAACACTTTAAAATTAGCTTGGGATTTTACCATCAATACGCCAACTCATAATCATATTTGGAGTGTGAGAGTTGATGCGCTAAATGGAGAAATTTTAGAGAAAAAAGACTTTGTAATTTCCTGTAATTTCGATAAAAAGCAGTTCCATGCTTCCTCAAAAATATTTACTAATAATCCCGTTAAAGCAACTTACAAACAGCTGTTTTCTTTAGCTCCCGTTGCTGCAGCGGGCGGTTCTTACAATGTAATTCCTTTTAACTATGAAAGTCCGAATCACATTTCTAGACAAATAATATCAAATCCTGCAAATGCTATAGCTTCTCCTTACGGATGGCACGATACTAACGGTATTTTGGGGGCTGAGTACACAATAACCAGAGGGAATAATGTTTGGACAAAAGCTGATATTTTAGGAGATAATTTAAATTCAGGTTACAGCTCGGAGGGTGGGGCATCATTAGCTTTTGATTTTCCTTATGGAGGTACCAATGTTGATGCGTCTACTTACATTGATGCGGCTAACACGAATTTGTTTTATATGAATAATGTGATGCATGACATTTGGTATCAATATGGTTTTGATGAAATAAATGGAAATTTTCAACAGAATAATTACGGTAAAGGCGGAACTGCAACTGATTATGTATATGCAGATTCTCAAGATGGTTCCAAAGCAGATCCTCAAAGTATAAATAATGCCAATTTTTCTGCTCCGCCGGACGGAACAAAACCGAGAATGCAGATGTTTTTGTGGAATTACGGGCCACAAATAAAACCAATTATTGTGAATACTCCGTCAAATATTGCGGGGAGTTATACGGCTAGGCAAAATTCATTTAACCCCGGTCGAGTTGATTTACCTGTTGCTCCCGCATTTATACAATCTGATTTGGTTCTTTATTTAGATAGCGCGACAACGACGAATGAGGCGTGTGTAGCGCCATCAAATGCAGCGGCAATGAATGGCAAAATTGTTGTTATTAAAAGAGGAAGTTGCACGTTTGTTATAAAAGTAAAAGCGGCTCAGGATGCTGGTGCGGTAGCGGTAATTATTGTGAATAATGTGGTCGGAGATATTTCTATGTCGGGTGCTGATGCAACAATCACTATTCCGGCAATAAGCGTAACAAAAGCTGTTGGCGATTTACTTATCAATCAAATGCAAACTGAGGCTGTTAACGTGAAATTGCAATTGCAGTCTTCACCATTTGTAAATTCAGATGGAGATTTTGATAATGGAATTATTGCACATGAATATGGGCATGGTATTTCTATTCGTTTAGCAGGAGGGAGTAAGAATTCAAGTTGTTTGGATAATACAGACCAAATGGGAGAAGGTTGGTCTGATTGGTTTGCTCTTATGTTGCAACTTAAACAAGGGGATGTGGGGACATCGAAAAAAGGGATTGGTACATTTGTTTCTTACCAGCCGACAGATGGGTTAGGGATAAGAGATTATGCCTATTCAACGGATCGAGCAGTAAATCCAATGACATATGCAAACACTAATAGGTATCAATATAAGGATAAAGATGGCGTTGAACAAACCGAAATTCATGGTACCGGTTCTGTTTGGACAACCGTATTGTGGGACTTGACTTGGGCTTATATTAATAAATATGGATACGACGATAATAAGTATACTGGAATTGCGGGTAATAATAAACTAATGCGAATTGTGTTGGATGCTATTAAGTTACAGCCATGCAGTCCAACTTTTGTTAGTGCAAGAGATGCAATTATTGCAGCGGATCAGGCAGTTACAGGCGGAAAGGATTATTGCATGATTTGGCAGGTATTTGCAGCTAGAGGTCTTGGTGTGAATGCATCAGCAGGGGATGGGAATGTAGGGAATGATCAGGTAGAGGATTTTACAATGCCATCAGCAGGACCAAACTGTGTTTTAGCAGTCAATCAGTTTGATGGTAGTGATAAAATGAGCGTATATCCAAACCCTTCATCAGGACAAGTAAATCTCCGTATTGATCAATATTTGGGTAAGGTTTCTATTCAAATAATAGATATCAACGGAAGAGTGGTTTCTAAATTTAAAAATGAGGAATTCAATAATCTAAAAACAATTGATTTAAGCCGCCTTCAAAAAGGAGTTTATATTATGAAAGTTAATGGTGATGATCTTGAATTTACGGAGAAAATTATTATGAATTAA
- a CDS encoding LacI family DNA-binding transcriptional regulator, with protein MKAKATLKQIAKELNVSVSTVSKALNDSPEISELTKIKIKEYAKLKNYKPNVIGLNLKNRKTKTIGVIIPNILNSFFAKVFSGIEKVADEKGYNVIMCISNESLEKEAHTLEMLSNGTIDGFILSVSEEAQKLHEYNHFAAIINDGTPIVMFDRIADDVDCDKVIVDDFDSAINSTQHLIDLGCKNIALFSSIDNLSVGKLRAEGYLKALEKNNIALNPNLILRTDSEDDLNEKIENIFDTNTIDGIFALEENDSVAALKIGLKKGYKIPENLSIIGFADGILASRRLSPSLTTVSQHGIEIGEVAARLLINRLESKEEEIPYQTVVIKTKLKERESTRKL; from the coding sequence ATGAAAGCTAAAGCAACATTAAAACAAATTGCAAAAGAACTTAATGTATCTGTTTCTACTGTTTCAAAAGCACTTAATGACAGCCCGGAGATTAGTGAGTTGACAAAAATCAAAATCAAAGAATACGCAAAACTCAAAAACTATAAACCAAACGTTATTGGTCTGAATCTTAAAAACAGAAAAACAAAAACCATTGGTGTTATTATACCTAATATTCTAAATTCTTTTTTTGCCAAAGTGTTTAGCGGGATAGAGAAAGTCGCTGATGAAAAAGGATACAACGTCATCATGTGTATTTCCAATGAATCTTTAGAAAAAGAAGCCCATACACTTGAAATGCTGAGCAATGGAACTATCGATGGATTTATTTTATCAGTCTCCGAAGAAGCGCAGAAACTCCACGAATACAATCATTTTGCCGCAATAATCAATGACGGCACTCCTATAGTTATGTTTGACCGAATTGCTGATGATGTAGATTGCGACAAAGTAATTGTTGATGATTTTGATTCGGCTATAAATTCTACCCAGCATTTAATAGATTTAGGATGTAAAAATATTGCCTTATTTTCATCTATTGACAATTTGAGTGTTGGAAAACTTAGAGCTGAAGGCTATTTAAAAGCATTGGAGAAAAACAACATTGCTTTGAATCCAAATTTAATTTTAAGAACCGATTCTGAAGATGATTTGAACGAAAAAATCGAAAATATTTTTGACACCAATACCATCGACGGAATTTTTGCTTTAGAAGAAAACGACTCTGTGGCCGCATTGAAAATTGGACTCAAAAAAGGATATAAAATCCCCGAAAATCTATCTATTATAGGTTTCGCAGATGGAATTCTTGCTTCTAGAAGACTGTCGCCAAGTTTAACAACGGTAAGCCAACACGGAATAGAAATTGGTGAAGTGGCTGCTAGACTTCTTATTAATAGACTAGAATCTAAAGAAGAGGAAATCCCCTATCAAACTGTTGTCATTAAAACTAAATTAAAAGAACGCGAGTCAACAAGGAAATTGTAA
- the rplM gene encoding 50S ribosomal protein L13, with protein sequence MDALSYKTQSASKATVTKEWIVVDADGHNLGRLASKVAMILRGKYKPSYTPHVDCGDNVIVINSEKINLTGNKMDEKTYIRHTGYPGGQRTLTAKVLQAKNPALLVEKAIKGMLPKNKLGAELFRNLNVVVGSEHRQGAQKPKTVNLNDLK encoded by the coding sequence ATGGACGCATTAAGCTACAAGACACAATCAGCAAGCAAAGCCACAGTTACAAAAGAGTGGATTGTTGTAGATGCTGATGGTCACAACTTAGGTCGTCTTGCTTCAAAAGTCGCTATGATTTTGAGAGGTAAGTACAAGCCAAGTTACACACCACACGTGGACTGCGGAGATAACGTAATCGTTATCAACTCAGAAAAAATTAACCTTACAGGTAACAAAATGGACGAGAAGACTTACATTCGTCACACAGGTTACCCAGGAGGTCAAAGAACTTTAACTGCTAAAGTATTGCAAGCAAAAAATCCTGCATTATTAGTAGAGAAAGCTATTAAAGGGATGTTGCCTAAAAATAAATTAGGAGCTGAGCTTTTTAGAAATTTAAATGTTGTTGTAGGATCAGAGCACAGACAAGGCGCTCAAAAACCTAAAACAGTTAACCTTAACGATCTTAAGTAA
- the rpsI gene encoding 30S ribosomal protein S9 translates to MGVIHKIGRRKTAVARVYVSEGTGVITVNKKAFETYFPTATLQYKVLQPMSMTENVSNFDVKVNVYGGGSTGQAEAVRMALARVMCEVNAENRAILKPEGLLTRDPRMVERKKFGQKKARKRFQFSKR, encoded by the coding sequence ATGGGAGTTATTCACAAAATCGGTAGAAGAAAAACCGCTGTTGCACGTGTTTATGTTTCGGAAGGAACAGGAGTAATCACTGTAAACAAAAAAGCATTCGAAACTTACTTCCCAACTGCAACTTTACAGTACAAAGTATTACAACCAATGTCTATGACAGAAAATGTAAGCAACTTTGACGTAAAAGTGAATGTTTATGGAGGTGGTTCAACTGGTCAAGCAGAAGCTGTAAGAATGGCATTAGCACGTGTTATGTGTGAAGTAAATGCTGAAAACAGAGCTATCTTGAAACCAGAAGGTTTATTGACAAGAGATCCAAGAATGGTTGAACGTAAGAAATTCGGTCAGAAGAAAGCTCGTAAGAGATTCCAATTCTCTAAACGTTAA
- the rpsB gene encoding 30S ribosomal protein S2, producing the protein MANKVEVKDLLEAGVHFGHMTRKWDPNMAPYIYMERNGIHIINLYKTAAKIEEANEALKKIAASGRKILFVATKKQAKDIVAEKAKAANMPYITERWPGGMLTNFVTIRKAVKKMATIDKMKKDGTFMTLSKKERLQVDRLRAKLEKNLGSIADMSRLPAALFVVDIKAEHIAIKEAQKLNIPVFAMVDTNSDPREVEFVIPSNDDASKSIDKILSLVTAAIVEGLSDRGSDKEGDAPVEATTEVAAPAVVAEVAPAVEAAAPTATEE; encoded by the coding sequence ATGGCAAACAAAGTAGAAGTTAAAGACTTACTAGAAGCAGGTGTTCACTTCGGACACATGACTAGAAAATGGGATCCAAACATGGCTCCTTACATCTATATGGAGCGTAATGGTATTCACATTATCAATCTATATAAAACTGCAGCAAAAATTGAAGAAGCTAATGAAGCTTTGAAAAAAATCGCTGCATCAGGTAGAAAAATATTATTCGTTGCTACCAAAAAACAAGCAAAAGACATCGTTGCTGAAAAAGCAAAAGCTGCAAACATGCCTTATATCACTGAAAGATGGCCTGGTGGAATGCTAACTAACTTCGTAACTATCCGTAAAGCTGTTAAAAAAATGGCTACTATTGATAAAATGAAGAAAGATGGTACATTCATGACCCTTTCTAAAAAAGAGCGTTTACAAGTGGATCGTCTTCGTGCTAAATTAGAGAAAAATTTAGGTTCAATCGCTGACATGTCTAGACTACCAGCTGCATTGTTCGTAGTTGATATCAAAGCGGAACACATCGCAATAAAAGAAGCTCAAAAATTAAACATTCCAGTTTTCGCAATGGTGGATACCAATTCTGACCCAAGAGAGGTTGAATTCGTAATCCCATCTAACGATGATGCTTCTAAATCAATTGATAAAATTTTATCTTTAGTAACAGCTGCAATTGTTGAAGGACTTTCTGATAGAGGTTCTGACAAAGAAGGTGATGCTCCAGTTGAAGCAACTACAGAAGTAGCGGCTCCTGCTGTAGTAGCTGAAGTAGCTCCTGCTGTTGAAGCAGCTGCTCCTACTGCAACTGAAGAATAA
- the tsf gene encoding translation elongation factor Ts, which produces MATITAADVNKLRTITGAGMMDCKKALVEADGDFDLAIENLRKKGQKVAANRSDRESTEGAAIAVVNADKTAGVVITLNCETDFVGMNESFVKMATEMANLALNFNTKEEFLAADFNGVTVADKLIEQTGVIGEKLEIRTFEKLEGAFIGSYIHSGNKIATLVALSANVEGAEEVARNVSMQAAAMAPIALNEAGVDAATIEKEIEIAKDLLRQEGKPEAMLDNIAKGKLARFFKDNTLVNQDYIKDNKLSVAAYVKSLDKDLIVTGFKRAALG; this is translated from the coding sequence ATGGCAACAATTACTGCTGCAGACGTAAATAAATTAAGAACAATCACTGGTGCAGGAATGATGGACTGCAAAAAAGCATTGGTTGAAGCAGACGGAGATTTTGATTTAGCGATCGAAAACTTACGTAAAAAAGGGCAAAAAGTAGCTGCAAATCGTTCAGATAGAGAATCTACTGAAGGTGCTGCAATTGCGGTTGTAAATGCTGACAAAACTGCTGGAGTTGTTATCACATTAAACTGTGAGACTGACTTCGTAGGGATGAATGAAAGCTTTGTGAAAATGGCTACTGAAATGGCTAATTTGGCATTGAACTTCAACACTAAAGAAGAATTTTTGGCAGCTGACTTCAACGGAGTTACTGTTGCTGACAAATTAATCGAGCAAACTGGAGTTATCGGTGAAAAACTAGAAATTAGAACTTTCGAGAAATTAGAAGGTGCTTTTATCGGGTCTTACATCCACTCTGGTAATAAAATTGCTACTTTGGTTGCACTATCTGCAAATGTTGAAGGTGCTGAAGAAGTTGCAAGAAACGTATCTATGCAAGCAGCAGCTATGGCTCCTATTGCATTAAACGAAGCTGGAGTTGATGCTGCAACTATCGAAAAAGAAATTGAAATAGCAAAAGACCTTTTACGTCAAGAAGGAAAACCAGAAGCAATGTTAGACAATATCGCTAAAGGTAAATTAGCTCGTTTCTTTAAAGACAATACTTTAGTTAACCAAGATTATATTAAAGACAACAAATTAAGCGTTGCTGCTTATGTTAAATCTTTAGATAAAGATCTTATCGTTACAGGTTTCAAAAGAGCTGCTTTAGGATAA
- a CDS encoding DNA-3-methyladenine glycosylase I: protein MEEKKRCAWCEKDDLYRKYHDEEWGVPVYEDQKLFEFLILETFQAGLSWYTILKKRENFKLAFDNFDYIKVASYSEDKIQELLQDAGIIRNQLKIRAAVSNAISFMKIQGEFGSFSSYIWKFTDGKPIHNSWQSMKDVPATTPISDEISKDLKKRGFKFVGSTVVYAHMQATGMVDDHVGNCWKKQ from the coding sequence ATGGAAGAAAAAAAACGTTGTGCTTGGTGCGAAAAAGATGATTTATATCGAAAATATCACGATGAAGAATGGGGTGTTCCGGTATATGAAGATCAAAAATTATTTGAATTTCTAATTCTGGAAACCTTCCAGGCGGGATTGAGCTGGTACACAATCCTAAAAAAGAGAGAGAACTTCAAGTTGGCTTTCGATAATTTCGATTATATAAAAGTAGCCTCTTATTCCGAAGATAAAATTCAAGAATTATTGCAAGACGCAGGAATTATCCGCAATCAATTAAAAATTAGAGCAGCGGTTTCCAATGCTATTTCGTTTATGAAAATCCAGGGTGAATTTGGTAGTTTTTCCAGCTATATTTGGAAATTTACCGATGGAAAACCAATTCACAACAGCTGGCAGTCCATGAAAGATGTCCCTGCAACAACTCCGATTTCTGATGAAATAAGCAAAGATTTAAAAAAACGCGGATTTAAATTCGTTGGTTCTACCGTAGTTTATGCACACATGCAAGCAACCGGAATGGTTGATGATCATGTGGGGAATTGCTGGAAAAAACAGTAA
- the aat gene encoding leucyl/phenylalanyl-tRNA--protein transferase, translating to MYHLSQDLFFPAVSQANRDGILAIGGDLSPERLLLAYKSGIFPWFEEGEPILWWSPNPRMVLFLDELVVSKSMRNILNRNMFTVTFNQNFREVISNCQDIKRDGQNGTWITNEMIEAYCRLHELGIAKSVAVWQNGELVGGLYGIDLGHVFCGESMFSKVSNASKVAFIALANQLKKDNYKLLDCQVYNPHLQSLGCREIKRDDFMKILQGNN from the coding sequence GTGTATCACCTATCCCAAGATTTATTCTTCCCCGCTGTTTCCCAAGCCAATCGCGACGGGATTTTAGCCATTGGAGGTGATTTGTCTCCAGAACGATTGCTGCTTGCCTATAAAAGTGGCATCTTTCCTTGGTTTGAAGAAGGCGAACCTATACTTTGGTGGTCGCCTAATCCCCGAATGGTGTTGTTCCTAGATGAACTGGTAGTTTCTAAAAGTATGCGAAACATACTGAATAGAAATATGTTTACCGTTACTTTCAATCAGAATTTTAGAGAGGTAATTTCGAATTGCCAAGACATAAAACGAGACGGTCAAAACGGGACTTGGATTACTAATGAAATGATTGAAGCGTATTGCAGACTCCATGAATTAGGAATCGCTAAATCGGTTGCCGTTTGGCAAAATGGGGAATTGGTCGGAGGTTTATACGGAATCGATTTGGGACACGTTTTTTGTGGAGAAAGCATGTTTTCTAAAGTTTCTAATGCTTCCAAAGTAGCCTTTATTGCTTTGGCAAACCAATTGAAAAAAGACAATTACAAACTTCTGGATTGCCAAGTTTATAATCCGCATCTTCAAAGTTTGGGTTGTCGTGAAATAAAACGTGATGATTTTATGAAAATTCTTCAAGGAAATAATTAG
- a CDS encoding DUF3127 domain-containing protein, whose product MEVTGKIKMLGEAKNVGNGSFLKRELVVTTEEQYPQHILVEFVQDKCDLLNNFKVGEAVKVSINLRGREWVDPQGVTKYFNAIQGWRVEKLAADAPNAQMPPMPAAAAFAPATNLNEEEADDLPF is encoded by the coding sequence ATGGAAGTTACAGGAAAAATTAAAATGCTTGGAGAAGCTAAAAATGTAGGAAATGGAAGTTTCTTAAAAAGAGAACTAGTTGTAACAACTGAGGAACAATATCCACAACATATTTTAGTGGAATTTGTACAAGACAAATGTGATTTATTGAATAACTTTAAAGTGGGAGAAGCTGTAAAAGTTTCTATCAATTTAAGAGGACGCGAATGGGTAGATCCTCAAGGTGTAACTAAATATTTTAATGCTATCCAAGGTTGGAGAGTAGAAAAATTAGCTGCTGATGCACCTAATGCACAAATGCCTCCAATGCCAGCAGCAGCAGCATTTGCTCCAGCTACAAATTTAAACGAAGAAGAAGCAGACGATTTACCATTCTAA
- a CDS encoding flavin reductase family protein, giving the protein MITIDPKSIETAKLQGYLQGSVGPRPIAFASTIDDKGNPNLSPFSFFNVFSANPPILIFSPARRVRDNSVKHTLINAEITREVVINVVNYDMVQQTSLASTEYADGVNEFVKSGLTPIASEVVKPFRVKESPVQFECKVTQIIPLGTEGGAGNLILCEVLRIHIDERILDENGAIDQYKIDLVSRLGGNWYSRSNQGLFEVPKPLSTLGIGVDAIPDFIKESTIFDGNDLGMLGNIEALPTLQEVSIFVKQNFAVKGVLSSDDQEKIHTEAKKYLNEKDVLSAWKVLLAKK; this is encoded by the coding sequence ATGATTACTATTGATCCTAAAAGTATTGAAACAGCAAAGTTACAAGGCTACTTACAAGGTTCTGTGGGACCAAGACCTATTGCGTTTGCCAGTACTATTGATGATAAGGGAAACCCGAATTTATCTCCTTTTAGTTTCTTCAATGTATTCAGTGCCAATCCGCCAATTCTTATTTTTTCACCTGCCAGACGGGTACGAGATAATTCGGTAAAACATACTTTAATCAATGCCGAAATTACTAGAGAAGTAGTAATTAATGTGGTTAATTATGATATGGTACAGCAAACTTCACTGGCCAGTACAGAATATGCGGATGGTGTAAATGAATTTGTAAAATCTGGACTGACTCCTATTGCTTCAGAGGTTGTTAAACCTTTCAGAGTAAAAGAATCACCTGTACAGTTTGAATGCAAAGTCACTCAGATTATTCCTTTGGGAACCGAAGGAGGAGCAGGAAACTTGATTCTTTGCGAAGTTTTGAGAATTCATATTGACGAGCGTATTTTAGACGAAAATGGAGCGATTGACCAATATAAAATAGATTTAGTTTCAAGATTAGGAGGAAACTGGTACTCAAGATCAAATCAAGGACTTTTTGAAGTGCCAAAACCATTGTCCACACTTGGAATTGGAGTAGATGCCATTCCTGATTTTATAAAAGAAAGTACTATTTTTGACGGAAATGATTTAGGGATGTTGGGTAATATAGAAGCCTTGCCTACTTTACAAGAAGTTAGTATATTTGTAAAACAGAATTTTGCAGTAAAAGGAGTTTTAAGCTCTGATGATCAGGAAAAAATTCATACAGAAGCTAAAAAATACTTGAATGAAAAAGACGTTTTGTCTGCTTGGAAAGTACTTTTGGCAAAAAAATAA
- a CDS encoding sensor histidine kinase has translation MQFSDKKNTTRWIIIFASFFIISLILWNTYTFFQIFKNEERLKMNLWANAQKTLKNADENTDVELPLQIFSNNTSIPIILTENESIINTVNIDEVIVKDKTKANEFLSDLKNENEPIVIEYVPGKFQKLYYGNSALLNKLKYYPIALLLIIVLFGGLVYNFYKSNKMATQNKLWAGMAKETAHQIGTPLSSLIGWVELLKSENVDESTTFEIEKDIERLQTITDRFSKIGSEPKLETKDIIEETLQSYDYLQSRFSKQIEFSFKAPSSPIYVLLNPTLHSWTIENLVKNAIDAMKGRGKLSLEIEQEGTHVKINVIDTGGGIQKKQFKSIFEPGFTTKKRGWGLGLSLTRRIVEEYHKGTIKVLNSEIGKGTTMQVSFKKVSVA, from the coding sequence ATGCAATTTTCTGATAAAAAGAACACGACCCGGTGGATCATCATTTTTGCTTCGTTTTTTATTATTTCCTTAATTCTATGGAATACATACACCTTTTTTCAAATTTTCAAAAATGAAGAACGGCTAAAGATGAATCTTTGGGCAAATGCACAAAAGACACTCAAAAACGCCGATGAAAATACAGATGTGGAATTGCCATTGCAGATATTCAGCAACAATACCTCCATTCCTATTATCCTTACGGAGAACGAAAGTATCATAAATACGGTAAATATTGACGAAGTTATTGTAAAAGACAAAACAAAGGCGAACGAATTTTTATCCGATTTAAAAAATGAGAATGAACCCATTGTAATTGAATATGTTCCTGGAAAGTTTCAAAAATTGTACTATGGGAACTCCGCCTTACTAAACAAACTTAAATATTATCCCATTGCCTTATTGCTTATCATAGTACTGTTTGGCGGTCTAGTTTATAATTTTTACAAAAGTAATAAAATGGCGACTCAGAACAAGCTTTGGGCTGGAATGGCCAAAGAAACCGCCCATCAAATAGGTACGCCGCTTTCATCATTAATTGGTTGGGTCGAACTGTTAAAATCTGAAAATGTAGATGAAAGTACCACATTCGAAATAGAAAAAGACATTGAACGGTTGCAAACCATTACGGATCGTTTTTCAAAAATTGGCTCAGAGCCAAAGTTGGAAACCAAAGATATTATAGAAGAAACATTGCAATCCTATGATTATCTGCAGTCTAGATTTTCAAAACAAATTGAATTTTCATTTAAAGCACCATCTTCACCTATTTATGTATTGCTCAATCCTACGCTGCACAGTTGGACTATCGAAAATTTAGTAAAAAATGCCATTGATGCGATGAAAGGCAGAGGCAAACTATCCTTAGAAATAGAACAAGAAGGGACTCACGTAAAAATAAATGTAATAGATACAGGAGGCGGAATTCAAAAAAAACAATTCAAATCAATTTTCGAACCTGGTTTTACCACCAAAAAAAGAGGTTGGGGATTGGGACTTTCTTTAACCCGAAGAATTGTGGAAGAATATCACAAAGGAACCATAAAAGTCTTGAATTCTGAAATCGGGAAAGGAACAACCATGCAGGTGAGTTTTAAAAAAGTATCGGTAGCATAA